The following proteins are encoded in a genomic region of Aerococcaceae bacterium DSM 111021:
- the gyrA gene encoding DNA gyrase subunit A has translation MSEIFGDNHREIESINLPDEMRTSFLDYAMSVIVSRALPDVRDGLKPVQRRILYGMNELGVTPDKAHKKSARIVGDVMGKYHPHGDSAIYEAMVRMAQPFSYRQLLVDGHGNFGSVDGDGAAAMRYTEARMSKIALEMLRDINKDTVDYQDNYSQEEKEPVVLPARFPNLLVNGASGIAVGMATNIPPHNLGEVIDAVIALMHNPDITVEEIMDHIPGPDFPTGGIVMGKSGIRKAYKTGKGKIIIRSKVDIEPIGKDRERIIVSELPYGVNKANLVKRIAELARDKRIEGITYANDESAREGTRVVIEVRRDVSASVVLNNLFKFTPMQVSFGFNMLAIDGGVPKVLGIKDILEKYLVHQVEVIRRRTEFEKRKAENRDHILQGLLIALDHIDEIIAIIRSSRDGETAKKQLIENYGLTDVQSQAILDMRLVRLTGLEREKIEKEHNDLLALIARLTEILNSKERMFEIIEDELTDVKTRFGDERRTELQIGELTSIDDEDLIDEEDVLIALTANGYVKRMTQDEFQVQNRGGRGVKGMGLGDDDEIQTLVSASTHDTLLFFTNLGRVFSQKGYDIPEYGRQAKGLPIVNLISLGTGEVVKQIISVNKSTEESGKSDNFLFFVTRSGTAKRTEASDYYNIRQNGLIAINLKEGDELVNVMETTGEHNIIIGTHNGNAMTFNEDDVRVMGRTATGVRGIKLREGDFVVGSDVLTDEHEVLVVTEKGYGKRTPASEYTPKNRGGLGVKTSNISEKSGKLSGIVTVTGDEDLMIMTDQGVIIRSHVASISKTSRATLGVRMIRLDENAVVSSIATIPAADESETETEEILEHIDDVKVDRESVTSEDVELNEELSERISEAVEEDETFEADEDNE, from the coding sequence ATGAGTGAAATTTTCGGAGATAATCACCGAGAAATTGAATCGATTAACCTTCCAGATGAAATGCGAACGTCATTCCTTGACTATGCCATGAGTGTTATTGTCTCACGTGCCTTACCAGATGTTCGTGATGGGTTAAAGCCTGTACAACGTCGTATTTTATATGGGATGAATGAATTAGGTGTCACACCTGATAAAGCACATAAGAAATCTGCACGTATTGTAGGAGATGTAATGGGGAAATATCACCCCCATGGAGATTCAGCGATTTATGAAGCGATGGTTCGTATGGCGCAACCTTTCAGTTACCGCCAATTACTTGTTGATGGGCACGGTAACTTCGGTTCTGTCGATGGTGACGGGGCAGCTGCCATGCGTTATACAGAAGCACGTATGTCTAAGATTGCTTTAGAAATGCTTCGAGATATTAATAAAGATACGGTTGATTACCAAGATAACTATTCTCAAGAAGAGAAAGAACCAGTTGTTTTACCAGCTCGCTTCCCTAACCTATTGGTTAATGGAGCTTCTGGTATTGCTGTTGGGATGGCAACGAATATTCCGCCACATAATCTAGGTGAAGTGATTGATGCTGTTATTGCCCTAATGCATAATCCGGATATTACCGTTGAGGAAATTATGGATCATATTCCTGGTCCAGATTTTCCAACCGGCGGTATTGTAATGGGGAAATCAGGTATACGTAAAGCTTATAAAACCGGAAAAGGTAAAATCATCATCCGCTCAAAAGTGGATATTGAACCGATTGGTAAAGACCGTGAACGTATTATCGTTTCAGAATTACCATATGGTGTAAATAAAGCTAATTTAGTAAAGCGAATCGCAGAACTAGCTCGTGATAAACGAATTGAAGGAATTACTTACGCTAACGATGAGTCTGCCCGTGAGGGTACACGTGTTGTTATTGAAGTGAGACGTGATGTATCTGCAAGTGTTGTATTAAATAATTTATTTAAATTCACACCAATGCAAGTTTCATTCGGATTTAACATGCTAGCAATTGATGGTGGTGTTCCAAAAGTACTAGGTATTAAAGATATTCTAGAAAAATACTTAGTGCATCAAGTTGAAGTAATTCGTCGAAGAACTGAATTTGAGAAACGTAAAGCTGAAAATCGTGATCATATCCTACAAGGATTACTTATCGCATTAGATCATATCGATGAAATTATTGCTATCATTCGCTCTTCACGTGATGGGGAAACGGCTAAAAAGCAATTAATCGAAAATTACGGCCTTACAGACGTTCAATCTCAGGCGATACTAGATATGCGTTTAGTACGTTTAACTGGCTTAGAACGTGAAAAAATTGAGAAAGAACATAATGATTTACTTGCATTGATTGCTCGACTAACAGAAATCTTAAATAGTAAAGAGCGTATGTTTGAAATTATTGAAGATGAATTAACTGATGTTAAAACACGTTTTGGTGATGAACGCCGTACGGAATTACAAATTGGGGAATTAACGAGTATCGACGACGAAGATTTAATCGATGAAGAAGATGTTTTAATCGCTTTAACAGCAAATGGTTACGTTAAGCGTATGACTCAAGATGAATTCCAAGTTCAAAATCGTGGAGGACGTGGAGTGAAGGGAATGGGCTTAGGTGATGATGATGAAATTCAAACACTTGTCTCAGCTTCAACACACGATACATTATTATTCTTCACTAACCTTGGACGTGTATTCAGCCAGAAAGGCTATGATATACCAGAATACGGTCGCCAAGCTAAAGGGTTACCTATCGTTAACTTAATTAGTTTAGGTACAGGTGAAGTTGTGAAGCAAATTATATCAGTGAATAAGAGTACAGAAGAATCAGGTAAGTCTGATAATTTCTTATTCTTTGTTACACGAAGTGGAACAGCGAAACGTACTGAAGCGTCTGATTACTATAATATTCGTCAAAATGGTTTAATTGCGATTAACCTAAAAGAAGGCGATGAATTAGTAAATGTTATGGAAACGACTGGTGAACACAACATTATTATCGGTACACACAATGGTAATGCGATGACATTCAACGAGGATGACGTTCGTGTAATGGGCCGTACAGCAACAGGTGTGCGTGGTATTAAACTACGTGAAGGTGACTTTGTTGTTGGTTCTGATGTGTTAACAGATGAACATGAAGTATTAGTTGTAACTGAAAAAGGATACGGTAAACGTACACCGGCTTCAGAATATACACCTAAAAACCGTGGGGGCCTTGGAGTGAAGACATCGAATATCTCTGAAAAGAGTGGTAAATTATCAGGTATCGTTACTGTAACAGGTGACGAAGACTTAATGATTATGACCGACCAAGGTGTCATTATTCGATCACACGTGGCTAGTATCTCGAAAACATCTCGTGCAACGCTGGGTGTTCGTATGATTCGATTGGATGAGAATGCAGTTGTTAGTTCAATTGCAACGATTCCGGCCGCCGATGAGTCAGAAACAGAAACAGAAGAAATCCTAGAACATATTGATGATGTCAAAGTTGATAGAGAATCAGTGACGTCTGAAGATGTTGAATTAAATGAAGAATTATCAGAACGTATTTCAGAAGCAGTTGAGGAAGATGAAACTTTCGAAGCTGACGAAGATAACGAGTAA